In Chryseobacterium oranimense, a single window of DNA contains:
- the nadA gene encoding quinolinate synthase NadA: MSTETLEKAKSAIPVRGFLDIKDIAIPQGEELVKAILKLKEEKNAVILAHYYQPGEIQDIADFLGDSLQLARQAKETNADMIVFCGVHFMAEAAKILNPTKKVVLPDTMAGCSLADGCSGEGLRKMREQHPNALIATYINCNAETKAESDIIVTSSNAETVIEALPKDRPIIFAPDKNLGRYLSKKTGRDMILWDGSCIVHEAFSMERIAQQLANNPDAKLIAHPESEEAVLKLAHFIGSTSALLNFVEKDDCQKFIIATEEGILHEMKKRAPHKELIPALVFDESCNCSECFYMKRNTMEKLYLCMKYELPEILIDEELRLRALKPIEAMLDLSKSIK; this comes from the coding sequence ATGAGTACCGAAACATTAGAAAAAGCTAAATCTGCCATTCCTGTAAGAGGATTTTTGGATATAAAAGATATAGCAATCCCTCAAGGAGAAGAATTGGTGAAAGCCATTCTGAAACTTAAAGAAGAAAAAAATGCAGTGATCCTGGCCCATTATTACCAGCCGGGAGAAATTCAGGATATCGCTGATTTCCTGGGTGATTCCCTGCAGCTGGCAAGACAGGCTAAAGAAACCAATGCAGATATGATCGTATTCTGCGGAGTCCATTTCATGGCAGAAGCTGCGAAAATCCTGAATCCGACTAAAAAAGTAGTTCTTCCCGACACTATGGCAGGATGCTCCCTTGCAGACGGATGTTCAGGTGAAGGTCTTAGAAAAATGCGTGAGCAGCACCCAAATGCTTTGATTGCGACATATATCAACTGTAATGCAGAGACTAAAGCAGAAAGTGATATTATTGTAACCAGTTCCAATGCGGAAACTGTGATCGAAGCACTTCCGAAAGACCGTCCGATCATCTTTGCACCGGATAAAAACCTGGGAAGATATCTATCTAAAAAAACCGGCCGAGATATGATCCTTTGGGACGGAAGCTGCATCGTGCACGAAGCATTTTCAATGGAAAGAATTGCCCAGCAGCTTGCAAACAATCCTGATGCGAAATTAATTGCCCATCCGGAAAGTGAGGAAGCCGTACTGAAACTCGCACACTTCATTGGATCCACTTCTGCTCTGCTGAATTTTGTAGAGAAAGATGACTGCCAGAAATTCATTATCGCCACAGAAGAAGGAATTCTTCACGAAATGAAAAAACGTGCACCGCATAAAGAACTTATCCCTGCTCTTGTTTTTGACGAAAGCTGTAACTGTTCAGAATGTTTCTACATGAAACGCAATACCATGGAGAAACTTTACCTGTGTATGAAATACGAGCTTCCGGAAATCCTTATCGACGAAGAGCTTCGTTTAAGAGCATTGAAGCCGATTGAGGCGATGCTGGACCTTTCAAAAAGCATAAAATAA
- the thrA gene encoding bifunctional aspartate kinase/homoserine dehydrogenase I gives MKVLKFGGTSVANARNIILAENIIKKEALQSKIIVVVSALHSVTDKLIKAAEYASAKNENYIPTIKDLEENHLQLVKELIPVLEQSSWLSFVKKHFNDMEDIYNGIFVLGEFTDKIKDRITSYGEFLSSNIIAARLQYQGLDCLWMNSADQIKTDSNFSHAKVDFEMTDHNLKNFAANHKNQIIVAPGFIASDQNGNATTLGRGGSDYTAAISAAAVSAEELQIWTDVNGMMTADPRLVSNAKPIPEISYHEAMELSHFGAKVLYPPSIQPVMAKNIDLKIKNTFEPDAHGTLVSHNLKMSSDEIKEAAAGVSNMSHIALLTLEGSGMVGIPGISARLFQCLSFEKINVILITQGSSEHSITIAVNEKDIYHAENAVNSSFADDIKLQRTAPVKIETGLSIVALVGENMKNRSGISAKMFGCLGNNGINIRAIAQGSSERNISIVISEKDTKKAVNVLHEEFFESEIKQVHLYLCGTGNVGSKLVEQIFEQNAYLRENNLINLRIAGLSNSRKMIFSDQGISENDYNNWSDRGVEASIHGFAEEIISRNLRNSVFIDITASSEVPAVYESLLKRSINIVACNKIAASSDFAVYKNLKNTARNHSCRFYFETNVGAGLPVIGTINDLIKSGDRITSIQAVLSGTLNFVFNNYDGSRPFSEVVAQAQKEGFTEPDPRLDLTGTDVARKILILTREAGYQLQFEDIENESFLPEECLQGSVENFYEKLTEYEDHFKNLVNDAQNKGKILKYTAEFKDGKAKVGLQHVAPDSDLYHLYGKDNIVIFKTLRYSEQPLVVKGAGAGAEVTASGVFADIIRSV, from the coding sequence ATGAAAGTCTTAAAATTCGGCGGTACATCAGTTGCCAATGCCAGGAATATTATTCTGGCAGAAAATATTATTAAAAAAGAAGCTTTACAAAGCAAGATTATTGTTGTAGTTTCAGCACTTCACAGTGTTACCGACAAACTGATAAAAGCAGCTGAGTATGCTTCTGCTAAAAATGAAAATTATATCCCGACCATCAAAGATCTCGAAGAAAACCACCTGCAGCTCGTTAAAGAACTGATTCCTGTTTTAGAGCAAAGCTCATGGCTCAGTTTCGTAAAAAAACATTTTAACGATATGGAAGATATTTATAACGGTATCTTCGTCCTAGGTGAATTCACAGATAAAATCAAAGACAGAATCACTTCATATGGTGAATTTTTGTCATCTAACATTATCGCGGCGAGACTTCAGTATCAAGGGCTGGACTGTCTGTGGATGAATTCGGCTGATCAGATTAAAACAGACAGTAACTTTAGCCATGCAAAAGTAGATTTTGAAATGACAGATCACAATTTAAAGAATTTTGCAGCCAATCATAAAAATCAGATTATCGTTGCTCCGGGCTTTATTGCCAGCGACCAGAACGGAAATGCTACGACCTTAGGAAGAGGTGGTTCAGATTATACCGCAGCCATCAGTGCAGCAGCAGTTTCAGCTGAAGAGCTTCAGATCTGGACCGATGTGAATGGCATGATGACCGCAGATCCAAGATTAGTTTCCAATGCAAAACCAATCCCGGAAATCTCGTATCATGAAGCGATGGAGCTCTCCCATTTTGGAGCTAAAGTGCTTTATCCGCCATCCATACAGCCGGTAATGGCAAAGAATATTGACCTTAAGATTAAAAATACTTTTGAGCCGGATGCCCACGGTACTCTGGTTTCACATAATCTGAAAATGTCGTCAGATGAAATCAAAGAAGCTGCTGCAGGGGTTTCTAATATGAGTCATATTGCTCTTCTTACTTTGGAAGGCAGCGGAATGGTTGGAATTCCCGGAATTTCTGCAAGACTCTTCCAGTGTCTCAGCTTTGAAAAAATCAATGTTATTCTGATTACCCAGGGATCTTCGGAGCATTCCATTACAATAGCCGTTAATGAAAAGGATATTTATCATGCAGAAAATGCAGTCAATTCATCATTTGCCGACGATATAAAACTCCAGAGAACTGCTCCTGTAAAAATAGAAACCGGGCTTTCAATTGTTGCGCTGGTAGGAGAAAATATGAAAAACAGAAGCGGGATCAGCGCCAAAATGTTCGGATGCCTGGGTAACAACGGCATTAACATCAGAGCTATCGCCCAGGGATCTTCAGAAAGAAATATCAGCATTGTAATTTCAGAAAAAGACACTAAAAAAGCAGTTAATGTCCTTCATGAAGAATTCTTTGAATCCGAAATCAAGCAGGTACATCTATATCTTTGCGGCACCGGAAATGTCGGTTCAAAACTGGTAGAGCAGATTTTTGAGCAGAACGCTTATCTCCGCGAAAATAATTTGATCAATTTAAGAATTGCAGGACTTTCCAACAGCCGGAAAATGATTTTTTCAGACCAGGGAATCTCTGAAAATGATTATAATAATTGGAGTGACAGAGGGGTTGAAGCATCCATCCATGGTTTTGCAGAAGAGATCATTTCAAGGAATCTGCGGAATTCTGTTTTTATTGATATTACAGCCAGTTCAGAAGTTCCGGCAGTTTATGAAAGTCTCTTAAAAAGAAGTATCAATATTGTTGCCTGTAATAAAATTGCAGCTTCCTCAGATTTTGCAGTCTATAAAAATTTAAAAAATACAGCCAGGAACCATAGCTGCCGTTTCTATTTTGAAACCAATGTGGGAGCGGGACTTCCGGTTATTGGAACCATTAATGATCTTATCAAAAGCGGGGACAGAATTACATCCATCCAGGCTGTTTTAAGCGGAACCCTGAATTTTGTTTTCAACAATTATGACGGAAGCAGACCATTTTCAGAAGTTGTTGCCCAAGCGCAGAAAGAAGGTTTTACAGAACCGGATCCCCGTCTGGATCTTACAGGAACAGATGTAGCCCGAAAAATTTTAATTCTGACAAGAGAAGCAGGTTATCAGCTTCAGTTCGAAGACATTGAAAATGAAAGTTTTCTGCCGGAGGAATGCCTTCAGGGAAGTGTAGAAAATTTTTATGAAAAGCTTACTGAATATGAAGATCACTTCAAAAATCTGGTGAATGATGCACAAAACAAGGGCAAAATTTTAAAATATACTGCTGAATTTAAGGATGGCAAAGCTAAAGTAGGACTTCAGCATGTAGCTCCGGACAGTGACCTGTATCACCTGTATGGTAAAGACAATATCGTTATCTTCAAAACTTTAAGGTATTCCGAACAGCCTCTGGTTGTAAAGGGTGCCGGAGCAGGTGCCGAAGTAACGGCAAGCGGTGTTTTTGCAGATATTATACGTTCAGTTTAA
- a CDS encoding YicC family protein — MTGFGRAEGVFEGKKISIDIKSLNSKSFDLNIKVPLRYKEKEFEIRKILNDRIIRGKVDCYINLENLEESNDVKINKSLIDAYINELRNIASDGPDFEYLKMAVRLPDAITSRPDELTEGEWEALAKIVHTAVDRFMEFRKTEGAILHEELERNIQNIDQYLSEVIPFEEERIIAVKERYQKSLKEFENIDETRFYQEMAYFTEKLDIAEEKVRLTQHLKYYKEVMDNEDFNGKKLGFISQEIGREINTLGSKANHAEIQKLVVMMKDDLEKIKEQTLNVL, encoded by the coding sequence ATGACGGGATTCGGCAGGGCCGAAGGTGTTTTTGAAGGTAAAAAGATTTCGATAGATATTAAATCATTGAACAGCAAAAGCTTTGATTTAAACATCAAAGTACCTTTACGCTATAAAGAGAAAGAATTCGAAATCAGAAAAATCCTGAACGACAGAATTATCCGTGGAAAGGTAGACTGCTACATCAATCTGGAGAATCTGGAAGAATCCAACGATGTGAAAATTAATAAGAGTCTGATAGATGCTTATATCAATGAACTTCGTAACATCGCTTCTGACGGTCCGGACTTTGAATATCTGAAAATGGCAGTAAGGCTTCCTGATGCCATTACTTCAAGACCCGACGAGCTTACGGAAGGCGAATGGGAGGCTTTGGCCAAAATCGTTCATACCGCAGTAGACCGTTTTATGGAATTCAGAAAAACAGAGGGAGCTATTTTACATGAAGAACTGGAAAGAAATATCCAGAATATTGATCAGTATCTTTCCGAAGTCATCCCCTTTGAAGAAGAAAGAATCATTGCTGTGAAAGAACGCTACCAGAAGTCTTTAAAAGAATTTGAAAATATAGATGAAACACGTTTCTACCAGGAAATGGCCTATTTTACGGAGAAACTTGATATTGCAGAAGAAAAAGTACGACTCACCCAGCATCTTAAGTATTATAAAGAAGTCATGGATAATGAAGACTTCAACGGGAAGAAACTTGGTTTTATTTCTCAGGAAATCGGAAGAGAAATCAATACTTTAGGTTCAAAGGCCAATCATGCAGAGATCCAGAAACTGGTGGTCATGATGAAAGATGATCTGGAAAAAATTAAAGAGCAGACGTTAAACGTATTATAA
- the thrC gene encoding threonine synthase, translating to MKYYNLKNRQETVDFKTATIKSQGSQKGLFFPEMIPQFDEEFIQNLHLYSDEEIAFRCMKDFIGDEIPADVLKNIAAETISFDIPLKKINERISILELFHGPTLAFKDVGARFMSRCLSYFLKDEDKKVTVLVATSGDTGGAVAHGFYNVPGINVVILYPKNRVSAVQEKQLTALGGNISALEVNGNFDDCQNLVKQAFSDESINSELFLTSANSINIARWLPQQIYYLLALKQWKQHENQDPVICVPSGNFGNICAGLLTYFRGLPAEHFIAACNENDVVPDYLKNHQYHPKKAVATLSNAMDVGDPSNFTRILELFGHKFDSLKDMISGYSIDDTSTLETIKEVYEKYGYVLDPHSAVAFASLEQYLNENPGKKGLILGTAHPVKFPDAVEKAAHITTEVPEALHALMKKEKKTVEIHADFEELKRFLLK from the coding sequence ATGAAATATTATAATTTAAAAAACAGGCAGGAAACTGTCGATTTTAAAACAGCTACTATAAAAAGCCAGGGAAGCCAGAAAGGACTTTTCTTTCCGGAAATGATTCCCCAGTTTGATGAAGAATTTATTCAGAACCTGCATCTGTATTCTGATGAAGAAATTGCTTTCAGATGTATGAAAGATTTTATTGGTGATGAAATTCCTGCAGATGTATTAAAAAATATTGCAGCAGAGACCATCAGCTTTGATATTCCTTTGAAGAAAATCAATGAGCGAATCTCTATTCTTGAGCTTTTCCATGGGCCTACTTTAGCCTTTAAAGATGTGGGAGCCCGCTTTATGAGCCGATGCCTTTCCTATTTCCTGAAGGATGAGGATAAAAAGGTAACGGTGCTAGTTGCCACTTCTGGAGATACGGGAGGAGCCGTTGCTCATGGTTTTTACAATGTCCCGGGAATCAATGTTGTGATTCTTTATCCTAAAAACAGGGTAAGTGCTGTCCAGGAAAAGCAGCTTACCGCATTAGGTGGAAATATTTCCGCGTTGGAAGTGAATGGAAATTTTGATGACTGCCAGAATCTTGTGAAGCAGGCATTTTCGGATGAAAGCATTAATTCTGAGCTGTTTTTAACTTCGGCGAACTCCATTAATATTGCAAGATGGCTTCCACAGCAGATCTATTATTTATTAGCTTTAAAACAATGGAAGCAGCATGAGAACCAGGATCCGGTCATCTGTGTCCCAAGCGGAAATTTTGGAAATATCTGTGCCGGGCTTCTTACGTATTTCCGGGGGCTTCCTGCAGAACATTTTATTGCTGCCTGTAATGAGAATGATGTGGTCCCCGATTATCTGAAAAACCATCAGTATCATCCTAAAAAAGCTGTGGCAACCTTGTCCAATGCCATGGATGTGGGTGATCCAAGTAATTTCACAAGGATTCTTGAGCTTTTCGGGCATAAGTTTGATTCATTAAAAGATATGATTTCGGGATATTCCATAGATGACACCTCAACATTAGAAACTATAAAAGAGGTTTATGAAAAATATGGATACGTCCTTGATCCTCACAGCGCAGTTGCATTTGCTTCACTGGAACAATACCTGAATGAAAATCCGGGTAAAAAAGGGTTGATACTGGGAACCGCACATCCCGTGAAGTTCCCTGATGCAGTGGAAAAAGCAGCCCATATTACTACTGAGGTACCTGAGGCTCTGCATGCCCTTATGAAAAAGGAGAAAAAAACTGTAGAAATACATGCAGATTTTGAAGAATTAAAACGATTTTTGCTGAAATAA
- a CDS encoding homoserine kinase, with amino-acid sequence MKKIKIKVPATVANLVCGFDILGMAIHEPYDEMELKLLDKPEIIIRHEDQFGLPENPSENVAGVVLQNMMQELNLTKGFEVTIRKHIKPGSGLGSSAASAAGAAFGANALLGNILSDEELVHFAMFGEELASGVRHADNIAPCIYGGITLVKSSSPVDIIPLRSPDLFVAAVHPQVEVKTSDARQILKKSILLKDAVEQWGNIAGLVAGILKNDISLIGRSLNDVIVEPVRSILIPKFEEIKTKSMEAGALGGGISGSGPSIFMLAEEKETAEKIAQLMKSVYDEIGIMSLVYVSKINPSGIEIVEE; translated from the coding sequence ATGAAAAAAATAAAAATAAAAGTTCCTGCTACCGTTGCCAATCTTGTCTGCGGGTTTGACATCCTTGGAATGGCCATTCATGAACCTTATGATGAAATGGAACTGAAACTGCTGGATAAGCCGGAGATCATCATCAGGCATGAAGACCAGTTCGGACTCCCGGAAAATCCGTCAGAAAATGTTGCGGGTGTCGTACTTCAGAATATGATGCAGGAATTAAATCTGACGAAAGGATTCGAAGTAACGATCCGTAAGCATATCAAACCTGGGAGCGGGCTCGGCTCCAGCGCGGCTAGCGCCGCCGGAGCCGCTTTTGGAGCCAATGCGTTATTAGGCAATATCTTATCTGATGAGGAATTGGTACACTTTGCCATGTTTGGGGAAGAGCTTGCTTCGGGAGTCCGCCATGCGGATAATATTGCCCCATGCATTTATGGAGGGATCACTTTGGTAAAGTCCTCCTCTCCTGTTGATATCATTCCACTGAGGAGCCCGGATCTGTTTGTCGCTGCGGTACATCCGCAGGTAGAAGTTAAGACTTCCGATGCACGGCAGATTCTAAAGAAAAGTATCTTATTAAAAGATGCCGTTGAGCAATGGGGAAATATTGCAGGACTGGTAGCAGGAATCCTTAAAAATGATATTTCTCTGATCGGGAGGAGCCTTAATGACGTCATCGTAGAACCTGTAAGAAGCATTCTGATTCCGAAATTTGAAGAAATCAAAACGAAAAGTATGGAAGCCGGAGCACTTGGAGGTGGAATTTCCGGTTCAGGGCCTTCCATTTTTATGCTTGCGGAAGAAAAAGAAACAGCAGAAAAAATTGCACAGCTGATGAAATCCGTATATGATGAAATTGGAATCATGAGTTTGGTATACGTATCAAAAATAAACCCTTCCGGAATTGAAATCGTTGAAGAATGA
- the folB gene encoding dihydroneopterin aldolase, protein MSKIFLEDVKIYAYHGVLPEENIIGTYYILNAELHTDLWKAAETDNLNDTISYADINGIIHQEMAVKSKLLEHVAGRIITKIHQSFPQISYIKLKITKTSPPMEGEMKGASIELEKSFKPDDF, encoded by the coding sequence ATGAGCAAGATCTTTCTTGAAGATGTAAAAATATATGCCTATCACGGTGTACTTCCCGAAGAAAATATCATCGGGACCTATTATATTTTGAATGCAGAACTGCACACGGATCTTTGGAAAGCCGCAGAAACGGATAACCTGAACGATACGATAAGCTATGCTGATATCAACGGGATTATTCATCAGGAAATGGCCGTTAAATCTAAATTACTGGAACATGTGGCAGGAAGGATAATCACAAAGATTCACCAGAGTTTTCCCCAGATTTCATACATTAAGCTGAAGATCACCAAGACTTCACCGCCGATGGAAGGTGAAATGAAGGGGGCAAGTATTGAACTGGAAAAAAGCTTTAAACCTGACGATTTTTAA
- a CDS encoding bacteriocin-like protein, producing the protein MKNLKKLDKECLKSINGGTIRECDTYCKPDEVCIPGVCGSPPKCLATS; encoded by the coding sequence ATGAAAAATTTAAAAAAATTAGACAAAGAATGTCTGAAAAGCATCAATGGTGGAACCATAAGAGAATGTGATACTTATTGTAAACCCGATGAAGTATGTATTCCCGGAGTATGTGGTAGTCCGCCAAAATGCTTAGCCACTTCTTAA
- the gmk gene encoding guanylate kinase: protein MNKVIIFSAPSGSGKTTLVKHSLETFPELAFSISCTTRQPRGSEMHAVDYHFLSPDEFRQKIAEDAFVEYEEVYTDKYYGTLKSEVEKIWNQGKVVIFDVDVKGGISLKKYFGEKALSIFIEPPSIEELERRLISRNTDDAETIKTRVAKAGEEMTFAKEFDEIVINTDLDEAKKEIESLIKNFIEKN, encoded by the coding sequence ATGAATAAAGTTATCATATTTTCAGCACCGTCGGGGAGCGGAAAAACTACATTAGTAAAGCATTCTCTGGAAACATTTCCGGAACTGGCATTTTCAATCTCATGCACTACAAGACAGCCCAGGGGAAGCGAAATGCACGCCGTGGATTATCATTTTTTGAGTCCGGACGAATTTAGACAGAAAATAGCGGAAGATGCTTTTGTAGAATATGAAGAAGTGTACACTGACAAATATTACGGTACTTTAAAATCTGAAGTGGAAAAAATCTGGAATCAGGGGAAAGTGGTCATCTTTGATGTGGATGTGAAAGGTGGAATTTCTTTAAAAAAATATTTTGGAGAAAAAGCTCTTTCCATTTTCATTGAGCCGCCTTCCATAGAAGAATTGGAACGAAGATTGATCTCCAGAAACACAGATGATGCAGAAACCATCAAAACCCGTGTAGCAAAGGCAGGAGAAGAAATGACCTTTGCGAAAGAGTTTGACGAGATCGTTATCAATACCGATCTTGATGAAGCAAAAAAAGAAATAGAAAGTTTAATAAAAAATTTTATAGAAAAAAACTAG
- a CDS encoding bacteriocin-like protein, protein MKNLKKLSREEKSRISGGFTELQIETCGAYVCFRGGGAWGCWRTPGGTCYPPMV, encoded by the coding sequence ATGAAAAATTTGAAAAAACTTTCGAGAGAAGAAAAAAGCAGAATCAGTGGCGGTTTTACCGAGCTTCAGATTGAAACATGTGGTGCCTATGTATGTTTCCGTGGAGGTGGTGCCTGGGGCTGCTGGAGAACTCCCGGAGGAACGTGTTACCCTCCGATGGTGTAA